The following are encoded together in the Triticum dicoccoides isolate Atlit2015 ecotype Zavitan chromosome 6B, WEW_v2.0, whole genome shotgun sequence genome:
- the LOC119322095 gene encoding general transcription and DNA repair factor IIH subunit TFB4-like, producing the protein MTSAHSKLYSDDVSLVVVVVDTNPFFWAGAALPFADFLSHLIHFVNSLLLLSNLNHVVIIAAGVSSCAYVFDSGNAGASGAADVAETLGKASRKMEEFIKQDARETASNGTVADGGAASLFSGALSLALCYIQRIFRSGTRHPQPRILCLQGSPDGPEQYVAVMNSIFSAQRSMVPIDTCIVGTQDSAFLQQASYITGGVYMKPQELSGLFQYLAAVFATDLHSRTFLRLPKTLGVDFRASCFCHKKTIDMGYVCSVCLSIFCKYHKKCSTCGSEFSRVSMPDLNSLPDQRQ; encoded by the exons ATGACCTCGGCGCACTCCAAGCTCTACTCCG ATGACGTCAGCCTCGTCGTGGTGGTCGTCGACACCAACCCCTTCTTCTGGGCCGGCGCCGCGCTCCCCTTCGCCGACTTCTTGTCCCAC CTGATCCACTTCGTGAACTCGCTCCTGCTGCTGAGCAACCTCAACCACGTGGTCATCATCGCAGCGGGTGTCAGCTCCTGCGCCTACGTCTTCGACTCGGGCAATGCTGGTGCCTCCGGCGCGGCAGATGTTGCTGAAACCTTAGGCAAGGCGAGCCGCAAGATGGAGGAGTTCATTAAGCAGGATGCCCGTGAGACTGCCAGCAATGGCACCGTTGCTGATGGCGGTGCGGCGTCGCTGTTTTCTGGCGCGCTGTCCCTTGCTCTGTGCT ATATACAGAGGATTTTTCGGTCTGGTACTCGGCATCCCCAACCTCGG ATTTTGTGCCTGCAGGGTTCTCCAGACGGACCTGAACA ATATGTGGCTGTGATGAATTCGATATTTTCGGCTCAACGATCCATG GTTCCAATTGATACATGTATTGTGGGGACCCAAGACTCCGCTTTCTTGCAGCAG GCttcatatataacaggaggagtttATATGAAGCCCCAAGAACTAAGTGGTCTATTTCAATACCTTGCT GCTGTATTTGCAACGGACTTACACTCCAGAACTTTTCTGCGCCTCCCTAAGACCCTGGGAGTAGATTTCCGTGCCTC ATGTTTCTGCCACAAGAAGACTATAGACATGGGATATGTTTGTTCAGTTTGCTTGTCAATATTCTGCAAGTATCATAAGAAATGTTCAACTTGTGG gtcagaattcagccgtgtcagtATGCCTGATTTAAACTCCTTGCCAGATCAAAGGCAGTAG